The genome window TGGTGGGTGTCACAATCGGGAGAAGACAGCGTGCTTTGCTGGATTCATGGGAAAGGTTATTCGTATTTTCATACGGGACTGGGTTATGAAAAGCTGAAAAGGGTGCTGACTGAGGAGAAAATTCATTCGTACATCCATCAGCTTGCAGCGGAGCACTATCCTTACGACATGGCCATCCTCAGGTACAATATTGGTTCAGACAATGGCCCTGTGGATCCCTCCCTGATCCAGACTGTCAAGTCATGGAACCAAAGATACAGTACACCAAAGCTTGTCATATCAACCGTTTCTGAGGCATTTAAAATCTTTGAAAGGAAGTACGGTCAGGAATTGCCTTCTTTTAAAGGTGATCTGACCGGTTACTGGGAAGATGGTGCCTATTCATCTGCCAAAGAAACCGCCCTGAACCGGCAAAATGCCAGCCGGCTGGAACAGGCCGAGGTACTCTGGATGTTAAAAGATCCTCAGTCGTATCCCGAAAAATTGTTCAGGGAAGCCTGGAAAAAGGTGTTGCTCTATGATGAACACACTTGGGGCTCCTGGAATTCCATCAGTGAGCCTCTTTCCCCGTTTACACTTCGTCAGTGGGAGATCAAACGTTCCTTTGCCCTCAGGGGGGATACGTTATCAAGGGCGCTGCTGGTTGATGCTCTTCCGGAAGGAGTAACCAGCAAGCAAAGGGCCGGGGCAATGAGTGTATATAATACCACTTCCTGGCAAAGAACTGACCTGGTGACACTTCCACCGGGAATCCTTCCTTCCGGAGCTCACGTGAAAGATAAGAATGGCAACATGGCCCCTGTTCAGGTCCTGAAGTCAGGAGAAGCGGTTTTCCTGGCAGTGAATGTCCCTCCCCTTGGATCTAAGATATATTACTGGGAATTAGATCCGTCCAGGGCTGTTCTACAGGATGAATCCGGTAAGGACCGCCTTGAAAATCAGTTTTTTATTGTTGATGTCGATCCGGTAACGGGTGCAATTAACCGTATCTATGACAAATCCCTTAAAAAAGAATTGGTTGACCGATCCGTCCTTCCCGGACTAAATACCTATTACTATGTGGCCGGAAGGGATCCTTCCCATCCGCAATCTGTGGAACTCATCAAGTTTAAAGTAAAGGAATCCGGCCCTGTCATCAGTTCTCTTCAGGTAGTCGCCCAACCTCCCGGATGTGATTATTTTTCCGGTGAAATCAGGTTGATCCATGGCCTGTACCGCATCGAGATCATCAACCGGATCAATAAGACCGGTATCCTTGCACCCGAAAGTATTCACCTTGCATTTCCCTTCAATGTTCCTGAGGGGATCATCCGTTATGACCTGGGGTATGCAGTATGCAGGGCGGAGGAGGATCAGCTTCCGGGAGCCTGCCGGAACTACATCACTGCGGAGAACTGGGTGGATGTATCCAATCAGGGATATGGCATCACCTGGGTAAGCCCGGACGCCCCGATCATTGAGATCGGACAGATCTCCACGGATGCCACTGTCTTTGGATGGACAAAAAAATTACAGCCCACACAGACCTTTTATTCCTACCTGATGAACAATTACTGGGAAACCAATTACAAGGCTTCCCAGGATGGGGAATTTGTCTTCCGGTACATCCTGCTGCCCCATGAAGAATTTGACGCTGTACAGTCAGAACGAAGGGCCATTGAGCAGCGCCAGTCATTGATCGCAGCCCTGTGCGGGCCTGATGCCAGGGCAACCTGTCTTTTCCCCTTATGGGATCATCCGGCGGTCAACCTGATTAACATCCGGCTTTCAGCTGACGGAAAGGGAACCTGCCTGACCCTTTTCAACAGCAGTATGCAGCCGGCTACCGTTGATCCCGGACTGTTGGGGACACAGGTTTTCCAGAGCGACTTGGATGGAAACACGTTTGAAACTATCCGTGAGGCTATCCGGATACCGGGAATGGGATGGCTGCAGGTGGTAGTGTTTTAGATCACTAAAACAGCAAGCAGGATCATCATGGATGATCATTTCTTAGTCGCCCCTGGCCAGTTGAGGGTCAATCCCAGGAATAAATTGATCTGGTTTGACCGTATGCTCATGGTGCTGGTACGCGTACCTTGCAATGCAGCCTGCTCTATCGTATTGTATTCAACAGGATCTGAAAGGTTCATCAACTGCATTTGATTCCGGATATGTCCTACCGAATAGGTGATCCCCGTGTTGACCACATTTTTCAGGATGGTCAGACTGGTTCCGAAGGAAAAATGATACATATCCACAACTTCAGTGATCATTTGGTTAAGGTCGCCATAATCTCCGTAATCGAACTTCTTCAGGTCATTGAAGTCGGTCCTGAATCCTGCCAGGATCAGGGCGTTCTCCGTTGCCTTCCATTTCGCTCCCAGGGCAAGATTAACGACTGTTTTTGCTCCACCGGCACATTCCAGCCATTGCTGGCTGGTCAATTCACCATCCGTCAAACCTGTTGATACGATGGATTGATCCTTCACTTCTGTCAATGCATACGGTTTCACCCGGTGAAAATACTCCAGGCTGACATAATACGATTTACGTCCATCCGGTGCATGATAGGCAAGTCCGGCCCCCAGGGACCAGGGATCTTTATAGTTAACACTGATCTGC of Bacteroidales bacterium contains these proteins:
- a CDS encoding glycoside hydrolase family 38 C-terminal domain-containing protein, translating into MRSLITIFLVLLTELLLCQNYLSGYAKSTKGEELLYHSPQPDADRSLLVRSENSSNYIEWETEPISCSPGQQQLTFIMLAGIDVNLGDVHSWNIHLNDRLFFTIESPPDTVQKNFTWPGPERTTLRFTATQVDKYSDFMGYLFLDVPAHLFPEGRPLRIRVQGESAGSRTWFMVFKYEARNKVSLVAENAITTDHEQVLRVDLVYYGDTQQGVIELNGKRHEQMISFGYNVFCQDVPVVTSATSFHIKVIVGTEVLADQDFQVDPVVPVTIYLLHHSHNDIGYTHVQDEVERMQWKNLEDAIALGRMSADFPEGERFRWNTEVMWAVDSWIAQASPQKQELFWQAVQNGWMDLNALYANTLTGLCSSRELIQLLESAQRIAQQCGVKLRSAMVSDIPGLTWGLVPVLVQSGVNYLSLGNNSGHRVGNLNEVWGDRPFWWVSQSGEDSVLCWIHGKGYSYFHTGLGYEKLKRVLTEEKIHSYIHQLAAEHYPYDMAILRYNIGSDNGPVDPSLIQTVKSWNQRYSTPKLVISTVSEAFKIFERKYGQELPSFKGDLTGYWEDGAYSSAKETALNRQNASRLEQAEVLWMLKDPQSYPEKLFREAWKKVLLYDEHTWGSWNSISEPLSPFTLRQWEIKRSFALRGDTLSRALLVDALPEGVTSKQRAGAMSVYNTTSWQRTDLVTLPPGILPSGAHVKDKNGNMAPVQVLKSGEAVFLAVNVPPLGSKIYYWELDPSRAVLQDESGKDRLENQFFIVDVDPVTGAINRIYDKSLKKELVDRSVLPGLNTYYYVAGRDPSHPQSVELIKFKVKESGPVISSLQVVAQPPGCDYFSGEIRLIHGLYRIEIINRINKTGILAPESIHLAFPFNVPEGIIRYDLGYAVCRAEEDQLPGACRNYITAENWVDVSNQGYGITWVSPDAPIIEIGQISTDATVFGWTKKLQPTQTFYSYLMNNYWETNYKASQDGEFVFRYILLPHEEFDAVQSERRAIEQRQSLIAALCGPDARATCLFPLWDHPAVNLINIRLSADGKGTCLTLFNSSMQPATVDPGLLGTQVFQSDLDGNTFETIREAIRIPGMGWLQVVVF